In the genome of Vanacampus margaritifer isolate UIUO_Vmar chromosome 1, RoL_Vmar_1.0, whole genome shotgun sequence, one region contains:
- the srsf5a gene encoding serine and arginine rich splicing factor 5a, translating to MSGSRVFIGRLSPHARERDVEKFFKGFGRIREINLKNGFGFVEFDDHRDADDAVYELNGKELCSERVTIEHARSRRGRGVVGSGGGSSSRMGGFSGYRQSRSSGSRYGPPVRTDHRLIVENLSSRISWQDLKDLMRKAGEVTFVDAHRPNKNEGVVEFASRSDMKTAISKLDGTELNGRKIKIFEDSRGHSRSRSRSRSRSRSYSRSRSRSRNRSRSRSRSRTPSRTPEKKTAGGVGGGPKAGDRSPSRSKSRSKSRSKSRSKSRSRSPRSRSRSPPPVQNNQSRSRSRSRSRSRSASAESKH from the exons ATGAGTGGCAGTCGAGTCTTCATCGGCCGCCTGAGCCCGCACGCCAGAGAGAGGGACGTGGAGAAGTTCTTCAAGGGGTTCGGACGGATCCGCGAAATCAACTTGAAGAATGGATTCGGATTTGTG gagttTGACGATCACAGAGATGCAGATGACGCCGTGTACGAATTAAATGGCAAAGAACTGTGTAGTGAAAG GGTCACCATCGAGCACGCTCGCTCCAGGAGAGGAAGGGGGGTCGTCGGCAGTGGCGGAGGCAGCAGCTCCAGAATGGGAGGCTTTAGTGGTTATCGGCAATCGCGCAGTAGTGGCTCCAG GTATGGACCTCCGGTGCGCACGGACCACCGGTTGATAGTGGAGAACCTGTCGTCACGAATCAGCTGGCAG GACCTCAAAGACCTGATGAGAAAAGCTGGAGAAGTGACCTTTGTTGACGCACACAGGCCCAACAAAAACGAAGG GGTCGTTGAGTTTGCATCCCGAAGCGATATGAAGACCGCCATCTCCAAGCTGGATGGCACCGAGCTGAACGGACGCAAGATTAAGATCTTTGAGGACAGTCGCGG ACACAGCCGGAGCCGTTCTCGCTCCCGTTCCCGCAGCCGCAGCTACTCGCGCAGCCGCTCCCGCAGCCGCAACCGTTCCAGGAGCCGCAGTCGCTCTCGCACGCCCAGCCGAACCCCGGAAAAGAAGACGGCAGGAGGCGTCGGCGGCGGCCCCAAAGCCGGCGACCGCTCCCCCTCCCGTTCCAAGTCTCGCTCCAAATCCCGCTCAAAGTCTCGCTCCAAGTCCCGTTCCCGCTCCCCCCGCTCCCGATCCCGTTCCCCGCCCCCTGTGCAGAACAACCAGTCGCGCTCCCGCTCCAGGTCCCGCTCGCGATCCCGCTCGGCCTCTGCGGAGAGCAAGCATTGA